A genomic region of Papaver somniferum cultivar HN1 chromosome 7, ASM357369v1, whole genome shotgun sequence contains the following coding sequences:
- the LOC113296613 gene encoding serine/threonine-protein kinase rio1-like — MDLEEFSEALDFLDSAKDDGAAIHLYSRRPNSHGGHLLPRTFQPLSNRNQKFNRHLRPSPLEKWEDKEDMIIPNSATTANRQSLTCKTKTTDKRDRATVEQDIDPRTRMVLFKMLNRGIFDDINGCISTGKEANVYHATKDDGQEFAVKVYKTSVPGFKDGDRYIQGDYCFRRGYLKHNPRQTPKSWAENEMRNLMRLKAAGIRCPTPIFLRLHVLVMEFIGKSGRAAPCLKDANLSEDKMGECYVQLIMVMRNLYQKCNLVHGDLSEYSILYYEDIYL; from the exons atggatttggaggaattTTCAGAAGCTTTAGATTTTTTGGATTCTGCTAAAGATGATGGAGCTGCAATTCATCTATACTCTAGAAGACCTAATTCTCATGGAGGTCATCTTCTACCAAGAACTTTTCAGCCCCTCTCTAATCGAAACCAGAAGTTCAACAGACATCTTCGCCCTTCACCGTTAGAG AAGTGGGAAGACAAGGAAGATATGATCATTCCCAATTCTGCTACAACTGCTAATCGTCAAAGTCTCACTTGTAAAACTAAAACCACCGACAAGAGAGACCGTGCTACTGTTGAACAG GATATTGATCCAAGAACTCGTATGGTGTTGTTCAAAATGCTGAATCGTGGTATATTTGATGACATAAATGGCTGCATTTCTACTGGGAAAGAA GCCAATGTTTATCATGCGACAAAAGATGATGGACAAGAATTTGCAGTAAAGGTCTATAAAACTTCAGTTCCAGGATTCAA GGATGGGGATCGTTATATACAAGGGGATTATTGTTTTCGGCGTGGATACTTGAAGCACAATCCCAGGCAAACGCCTAAGAGTTGGGCAGAAAATGAAATGAGGAACCTTATGAG GCTAAAGGCAGCAGGGATCAGGTGCCCAACTCCAATATTTTTGAGGCTTCATGTTTTGGTTATGGAATTTATAG GAAAATCAGGGAGGGCTGCTCCTTGTCTCAAGGATGCAAATCTATCTGAAGACAAGATGGGTGAATGCTATGTACAG TTGATTATGGTGATGCGAAATTTATACCAAAAGTGCAACCTGGTGCATGGAGACTTGAGCGAGTATAGTATACTCTATTACGAG GATATATACTTGTAG